Sequence from the Mycobacterium florentinum genome:
GCTCTGCGAGCGCGCCGTGTCGCGCTATACCCAGGGCGAGGCGCTCTCCAACAAGCAACTCGTGCAGGAGATGATCGCCGATTCGTGGATGGAGATCGAAGCATTCAGGCTGTTGACCCTTCAAACCGCTTGGAAGATAGACCAATTCAACGACTACAAGGCGGTGCGCGCTGACATCTCCGCGGTCAAGGCGATGATGCAGAAGGTGCTGCACGACGTGTCGGCACGGGCGCTGCAGCTACATGGATCGTTGGGGACCACGCATGAGATGCCGTTCGTGCAATACCTGGTGGAGTCCTTCGTGCTCGGCCTCGCCGACGGCCCGACCGAAGTGCACAAGGTGACGCTGGCCCGCATGTTACTCAAAGACCGGCAGCCCGCGCCCGATCTGTTTCCCTCCGAACATCTGCTGCGGTTGCGCGCGGCCGCGGAGGCCAAGTTCGCCGACAAACTGGCAGGCATCCCGCGCGGTTAAACCGCTTTGGTTTCGCCGACGTAGGACAACACCACGTCGGACTGATCGGTCATTCGGGTCAGCGTCGCATAGGAACGGATGAACGACTGCCCCACGCAACCGTCGATCTTGACGTGGAAGTTGCTGATCATCACCCACGGATTGGAACCCCTGAACTGCTTTTTGGTTACCGGTATCACGATCACGAAACCGGGCTTGAGTCCCACGTTGATCGAGCCGCCCACCGGGGCGGAAAGCACCGGCAGGAAGTTTCCCGGTACGGGAAACGCGCCGGTGAATCCCAACGATGGTGTGAGACCGGCATTGCCGCCCAACTCGACGCCATTGGACGTGCTCATGTCGATTCCACAACCGATCTCGTAACCCACTTCGAGCAGGCCCTGCCCCGGTTCGGGCCCCCGCAGCGAACCGACGAATATTCCGCTCGAGAGGTATTCACGAGACGAGACGGCGGTGGTCAACGGGGCCACCGGAACTTGCATCTCGTCCTTGGCGCCCAGGCCCAGGATCCAGCCGTCGGGAGTATTGACGGTTACCGGAGGATTCGACGGCACCCGTCCGTCGTCTGCAGCCGTGGCGGCAACCGGCTCGGCCTGCGGATCGCCACCCGCTGCCGGAGCCACGATCACCGACACGGCGACGCACACGGCAACCACCGCAGCACGACGTACGACCTGGGCAATCGGCCTCACGCGCAACAACGTATGTGCCGCGATATTCGAGGCCGCAAATTTGCTGGCCGGTCCGGTGAAATTGTGTTGCGTTTGTAACTGATATGCGATGTTGCGCTGGCACTGCCGGTTGGTTGCCGATCTTTATCGATATTCGGCATTCCACGCCGCTAGAATTGCGAGCGTGACGCACCGCAGACGACAGGGAGGGCGGCGATGAATATTTGTTCGTACGCTCGCGGACTTGTTGCCGGTGCGATCAGCGTCATGGCCCTCGGGTGCGGTACCGGTCTGGCGCACGCCGACCCGAGCAGCCCACCGATGCCCCCCACCCTGAACCAACTCGAGATCGCGGACGCTCCGTCGCTGTTCACCAATCCGGCCGATCGGGGCCGTCCATTGGAGAAGAACTGGGACGGTTTCGGAATGTATTGCCAAAATATCTTCGTCCGGTGCGGGTAATCGGCTCGCGGTCCGGTCGGCTCACTCCACCATTGACCGCGCCCGCGCCAGTAGCCGCGGCAGCGCCGGCGCCATAGCTTCCCATTCCTCGCGGGGCGCAGGCCTGCGGCGGTT
This genomic interval carries:
- a CDS encoding MspA family porin — encoded protein: MAQVVRRAAVVAVCVAVSVIVAPAAGGDPQAEPVAATAADDGRVPSNPPVTVNTPDGWILGLGAKDEMQVPVAPLTTAVSSREYLSSGIFVGSLRGPEPGQGLLEVGYEIGCGIDMSTSNGVELGGNAGLTPSLGFTGAFPVPGNFLPVLSAPVGGSINVGLKPGFVIVIPVTKKQFRGSNPWVMISNFHVKIDGCVGQSFIRSYATLTRMTDQSDVVLSYVGETKAV